The following are encoded together in the Bos javanicus breed banteng chromosome X, ARS-OSU_banteng_1.0, whole genome shotgun sequence genome:
- the LOC133242900 gene encoding large ribosomal subunit protein uL30-like produces MEGAEGKKKKVPAVPEILKKKRKNFAELKIKRLRKRFAHKMLRKARRKLIYEKAKHYHKEYRQMYRTEIRMARMARKAGNFYVPAEPKLAFVIRIRGINGVSPKVRKVLQLLRLRQIFNGTFVKLNKASINMLRIVEPYIAWGYPNLKSVNELIYKRGYGKINKKRIALTDNALIARSLGKYGIICMEDLIHEIYTVGKRFKEANNFLWPFKLSSPRGGMKKKTTHFVEDGDAGNREDQINRLIRRMN; encoded by the coding sequence ATGGAGGGtgcagaagggaagaaaaaaaaggttcCTGCTGTGCCAGAAATCCTTAAGAAAAAGCGGAAGAATTTCGCAGAGCTTAAGATCAAGCGACTGAGAAAGAGGTTTGCCCACAAGATGCTTCGAAAGGCAAGGAGGAAGCTTATCTATGAAAAAGCTAAGCATTACCACAAGGAATACAGGCAGATGTACAGAACTGAAATTCGAATGGCTAGGATGGCACGAAAAGCCGGTAACTTCTATGTACCCGCAGAACCCAAATTGGCGTTTGTCATCAGGATCAGAGGTATCAACGGTGTGAGCCCAAAGGTTCGAAAGGTGCTGCAGCTCCTTCGCCTCCGGCAGATATTCAACGGCACCTTTGTGAAGCTCAACAAGGCATCAATTAACATGCTGAGAATTGTGGAGCCATACATTGCATGGGGGTACCCAAATCTGAAGTCTGTAAATGAATTGATTTACAAGCGTGGTTATGGCAAAATCAACAAAAAGCGAATTGCCCTGACAGACAACGCATTGATTGCTCGATCTCTTGGGAAATATGGAATCATCTGCATGGAGGATCTGATTCATGAGATCTATACCGTTGGAAAACGTTTCAAAGAAGCAAACAACTTCCTGTGGCCCTTTAAATTGTCTTCTCCACGAGGTGGAATGAAGAAAAAGACCACCCATTTTGTAGAAGATGGAGATGCTGGCAACAGGGAAGACCAGATCAACAGGCTTATTAGAAGGATGAACTAA